Below is a window of Myxococcales bacterium DNA.
GGTCGCTGGAAAGCAGCCTGAACAGTTTTTCGAGCGAGTTCATGAACATCCTGGAGCGGTACATTTTGCAGGCCGCTCCGCGGGAGAAATAATCCGTGGCGATGAGTGCGGGAGGCGGCGACCGCCGCCTGATGAGCGATATCAACGTGACGCCCCTCGTCGACGTCATGCTGGTGCTGTTGATCATCTTCATGGTCACGGCGCCGATGTTGCAGGAGGGCATGTCGGTCAACGTGCCCCAGGTTTCGGCGGGGCCGCTCGAACAGCACGAGGAAGAGCCGGTCGTGCTGACCATCGACAAAAGCGGCGGCATGTCGGTGAAAAAATCCCAGGTATCCCTGGACACGCTGGGTGAGCAGCTCAAGCTGATCTTCGAACAGCGGGCCGATAAAACCTTATATTTAAAGGCCGATCAGGACGTATCCTACGGCCAGGTGGTGAAGGCCATGGCGATCGCCAAGCAGGCCGGCGCCGCGAAGCTGTCGATGGTCACCAAGCCGCCGGAAGAGACGAAGTAACCGAGGATGACCGCCGGGACGCGCTATCTGTTTGCGATTAATTTCGAGCGGCTGATCGCCCAGGCGACCGCGGTTTCGCTGTTCGGGCATGCCCTGGCGGTGGCGGCGTTCATTTTTCTGCCGGGAATTTTCGGCAGCGACCGCGTCCTGCCGCAACCGATCGAAGTGGATCTGTCCTACTCGTTGCCGAAGGGGCCCGGCCTGGGGCCGATGGCGCCGGATCGCGACCAGGCCGCCGTGCGCACCGCCGACCCGCGCCGCCTGTCGGATATCATGAAGGAACGCGAGCAAAAACAGAGCGCCGACGCGGTCAAGCTGACCGAGCATCGGCAGGTCGAGACCAATAAACTCGGGTGGAAAGACCGGCAGCGCCTGGAGGCGATCGAGAAGCTGCGCGAAAAACGCGCCCTGATGGACTCGGTGGGCGGCGGCGGGCAGGGCACCTCCAGCACAACGGGCGTGCTGGGCATCTACATCGCCAACGTGCGCAGCCGCATTCTGTCAGTCTGGTCGTTGCCGGGCGGCCTGCCGGCCGATTTGTTGGAAAAAATGGTGTATGTGCGGATTTACGTGGCGGCCAACGGTTCGGTGCTCAAACAGGAAATGGCGAAACCGTCGGGCTTCGAGCCGCTCGACCGGAGTTGTTCCTCCGCGATCGTCAAAGCCAGTCCGTTGCCGCCGCCGCCGTCGCTGTTGGCCGACGAATTGCGAAACAAAGGCATCGTGATTCGTTTTATTCCGCGCGAAAAACAACACTAGCATAAAGCAAGCGAGGGACCGATGAGGCCACGTTGGGCGATTCTTTTGACGTTGATGCTGACCGGCCTCCTGGGCGGCGCCACCTGGCTGGCGGCGGGTCTCACCGAAGACCCGACCCCGCCGAGCGGCGACGGCCTGGTGATCGATATCTACGGCACCACGAGCGGCATGCCGATGGTACGCAAGGATCCGATCGCGGTACCGCTGTTTAAAAATACCGGCGCCGAGGCCGACAACCTGGGCTTGTCGCTCAAATTGTCGGACCTGATCGCCGAGGACATGCGGATGACCGGCCGCTTCGACGTGATCGATCGCTCGATGTACGTGGAAAACCCCCACGCGGCGGGCGTGAAACCCGGCGAGTTCGATTTCAACGACTGGAAGGTGATCGGCGCCGAATACCTCATCAAAGGCAACTTCGCGCTCGACGGCGGCAAATTGACCGTCCAGTTCCGGCTCTACCACGTGCCGACGCAGAAAATGCTCGTCGGCAAGGAATACAGCGGCAAACCCGACGACTGGTACCTGATGGTGCACAAATTCGGCAACGACGTGGTTTACGAACTGACCCGCGAAAAAGGCATCTTCGGCACCAAGGTCGCCTATGCCTCCACGGTCGGCGGGGCGCAGGAAATTTTCGTCATCGACGTTGACGGACGCAATCAGAAACGGTTGACGTACCTCGGCGGCAAGGCCAAGAACCCGACCTGGTCGCCCGACGGCAGCCAGATCGCCTTCGCCTGGGAAAACAGCGCCAATGTCTCCGATATGTACAACTCGCTGTACGTGGTCCCGACCACCGGCGGCGAACCGAAACTACTGCTCAAGATCAAGGGAATTCTGATCACCACGCGTTTTTCGCCGTCGGGCAGCCGCATCGCCATGGCGATTTCCTACGACGGCAACATGGAGATTTATACGGTCAGCGCGAACGGCGGCAAACCCAAACGCCTGACCGTCGCCCACGGCATCGAAATTTTCCCCGCCTGGTCGCCGAGCGGCGATCAGATCGCATTTGTCTCCGACCGGTCGGGCGGCCCGCAAATCTGGCGGATGAAATCGGACGGCAGCGACCCGCAGCGGGTTAGTTATTTTGGCAGTTACAACATGAGCCCGGATTGGGCCAAGACCACCAACGGAGACCGGATTGTTTACAGTTCGCGGGAATCGGGAATTTTCAACATTCTGATGGTCACTCCCGAAGGCACGGATGCGACCGTAATCACGCAGGGACAAGGCTTCGGATCTTGCGAATATCCAAGCTTTTCTCCGGATGGCAGGGCGATCGCATTAACTTCCAATAACGGTTCCGGGAGGATGCTGCGACTGTTTAATGTCGATGGAAGTTACACCAAACAGTTGACAAGACCGGGCACGGATGATAAGAATTCTGCCTGGTCTCCCAGATTATTGAATTAGTCGTTTGCAAAACGCCGGTTGGGCGTTATATTAGTCGCAATTGTAAATGACTATAACCTCGTAACTAAAACCAATGGAGGTACGAATGAAAAGGTCTATTTTCGTATTGCTGGCGGTTGCCGCGGCCTTTTTGTTGGTCGCCTGCGGTCCGCCTGACGGCTATGACGTGGCCAAGCAAAATGCTTTGGACGCGCAAGCCGGTGCGAGCGCCCAGAAAGCCAACGAACTCTGCGCGACCGAATGGGCTGCTGCCGAGCAGACCATGAAGCAGGCCCTCGAGGCGGATGCCGCCGAGGATTGGGACACCGCGATGCCGCTGTTCCAAAACGCCAAGAACCTGTATGATATCGCGAAGATCTGCGCCGTGAAGAAAGCGGAAGAGATGAACAAGCCGGCGCCGCCGCCGCCTCCTCCGCCTCCTCCTCCGCCTGCCGCGATCAAAGCGAGCCTGGATGCGATCCTGTTTGACTATGACAAATATGCGATCCGTCCGGACCAGCTCGCGAAGATGAAGGACACCGCTGCGAAGATTAAGGAAAAGTTCGCCGACCACAAGTTCCAGCTCCTCGGCTGGTGCGACGTTCGTGGCACGGAAGAGTACAACCTGGCGCTGGGCGAACGCCGTGCGACCACCGTGTACAACTTCCTGCTCGCTTCGGGCGTGGACAAGGCCAAGTTGGAAAAGAAATCCGGTGGCGAGACCAAGAAGTTCAATGCTGCCGAAACGGAAGCCGGCTATCAGGCCAACCGTATCGTCGAATTCGTCGACCTCGGCAAATAAGCTCTGAGCTTAGTGGACAATCGGGCTCGGAGGCGGGTAACCGCTTCCGAGCTTTTTTTATTCCGGCCGGCCGGGACCGGGCCGGGAAACCAAAGCCCGGTCGCGGGTGTCCAAGGGGGCAGTTGTTGCCGGCGGTTGTCAAGGCGAACGATCGGTAATAGCGGTCGATTTCGCGGGCGCGGGCGGGCATTTGAAGTTGAACGCGCCGGGACGAAATGCTATGATCCTCCCGCTTTTTTACGGGTGTTTTTTCTGTCCGATCGCCGGATCGGCGAGGAGTGATCACCGATGAAGAACCAATGGAATCTGCTGGGCCTGTTTTTATTGCCGGTGTTGTTGTTCTCCCTGACCGGCTGCCCGATCCGCACCAGCCAGGGCAATGAGCTGGAATCCAACATCGCCGACATGCAGCGGCGCCTCGAGGCCTTGGAGAAAAACAACCAGAATCTGGTGGATCGGTTCAACGAAAGCACCAAGATGTCCGGCGAAGCGGTGTTGAATTTCGACCAGCTGCAACAGCAGGTCGGCGCCTTGGAAGGCAAAATCGACGAAATGAACCACAATGCCGGCCAGCAACAGGTTTCGCCGCAGCAATTGGCCCTGATGAGGCGGCAGTTGGCGCGGCAGTTCGAAGCGATCGACACCCGGTTGTCGGTCATGGAGAAGAAAGCGGGCATCAAGGACGTCGACCGCGGCAACCTTGAGGAATTGACCGGAAACGTGGCGCCGTTGCCGGCGGCGGATACGCCCCAGCCGAAAAACGAGGACGACGTGTACCGCGAGGCCTTGGCGCTATTCAACCAGGGCAACCTGGAAGCGTCGAAATCGCGGTTCCGGGATTTTCTCACCCAATTCAAGAAAAGCCCCAAGTGCAGCGAGGCGCAGTATTACCTGGCGAAAAGCCTCTTCAAGCAACGTTCGTGGGAGGACGCGATCCTCGAGTTCGACACCCTGGCTTCGAAATATCCGCAGAGCAAGCGCGTTCCGGAAGCCTACCTGAACATGGGAATCTCCTTCTACGAAACCGGCCGGGTCGGCGACGCCAAGTTGTTCTTCGACAAGGTGGTCGAACAATTCCCGCGGAGCCCCGAGGCCGATCTGGCGCGCAAAAAGTTAAAAATGATGCACTAAACAATGCTTGCGCCGGGTTTTCATTCACGCTATAAACGACTTATCTTTTCGACGCAAAAACGAAATACTACCAAGCGGACTCGTTTTTTGTCCGGGAGGAAGATCATGAAGCGGATCGCTTTTGCTCTGCTGATCTTGGTTGCCTGCGGAATGTTCGTCGGCTGCGCCTCGGCGCCGTCGCCGGCGGTGGAACAAATCGCCGTCGCCAAGCAGGCGCTGCTGGATGCCAAGGCCGAAAACGCCGATAAGCTGTGCGCCGACGAATATCAAAGCGCCGAAATGAAACTGCGGCAGGCCGAGTTGCTGCTGCAGGACGGCGAGAACGATCAGGCCGGCGTCGTGGCCACCCAGACCGGCAAGCTGGCGGAACTCGCGAAGAAATGCGCGATCGCCCGCAAAAGCCAGCCCACCCAGCCCGTAGTGGAGGAAGTCGTTCCGGACGAGTTGAAGAATTTCAAGACTTCGGTCTACTTCGACTACAATTCGAACACGATCCGGGTCGGCGAGCGCGAGAAGCTCGACAAGGCCATCGAATACCTGCGCAAGATGTCCAAGGATCACAAATTCTACCTGTTGCTTACCTCGTACTGCGACGCTCCGGGAACGCCGGGCGCCAACGCGGACTTGGCCAAGCGGCGTGCCCTGGTGACGCGGTTCGTTCTGTCGGAAAACGGCCTTTCGAAAAACCGCATTTACATGCAGGCCCTCGGCAGCAAGCCGGCGACCAGCGCGACGGGTGAAGGCAAAACCGGGAGCCGCAAGAAAGATCAGGAATGGCGTCGGGTGGATATCACGGTGCTCTTCACGCGGCCGACCTCGGTGGTCATGGACACCCTGACCAAGGAATAGTCCGCCCCCAAGCGAACGAAAAAAGCCACGCCCGGCGGCGTGGCTTTTCATTTAATTCCGCGGCGCTCAGTTGGCGGCGGCCCCGTCGTTGGTGAATTGCACGCTGACGAGCTTCGAGACGCCTTTTTCCTGCATGGTGACGCCGAACAGGCTGTCGGCCACTTCCATCGTCGTCTTGTTGTGGGTGATCAGCAACACCTGGCTGTGGTTCGCCATCTGCTGCACCAGTTTGTTGAAGCGGGTGACGTTGGCGTCGTCGAGCGGGGCGTCCACCTCGTCCAGCAGGCAGAAGGGGCTGGGTTTGATCAGGAAGATGGAGAAGATCAGCCCGATCGAGGCCAGCGCCTTCTCGCCGCCGGAGAGCAGATTGACGTTGGTCAGCTTTTTGCCCGGCGGCCGGATCACGATGTCCAGGCCGGATTCGAGCGGATTGGTCGGCTCGGTCAAAATGAGCTGGGCGCTGCCGCCGCCGAACAGCAGCGGAATGACCTCGCCGAATTTGTGGTTGACGAGGTTGAAGGTTTCCTCGAACCGCTCCTTGCTGGTCTTGTTGATTTTGGCGATCGCCTGTTTCAATTCGTCGATCGCGTTTTCCAGATCCTGCTTCTGCGTCTCGTAGTGGTCGTAACGCGTCTTCTGCTCGTTGTATTCCTCGACCGCGTTCGGATTGACCTCGCCCATCTGCTGAATGCGCTGATTGATCTCCTGCGCCCGGTTGCGCAAGGCCTCGGTGTCCATCTCGGCCTCGTCGGCCGGTTCGGGCAGGGTGTCGAGCTCGATCTGGTATTTTTCCCGCAGCCGCTCGGCGACGTGCTCGCGCTTCATGGCGATCTGCGACGCGGTCAGTTCGGCCGAGTGGATCTCTCGCGCGTGGCTTTCCAGGTCGCGGCGCAGCATCTTGATGACGTTTTCGCTCTGGTTGACCCGGGCGATTTTTTCGTCGACGCCCTCGCGCACCTGCACCGCTTCCCGCTCGGCCGCCTCGAGATGGGTGATCTTCTCGCCGATGCTTTGGGTGAAGACGGCGATTTTTTCGCGGTGGCGCAACTGTGTTTCGCGCGCTTGCTCGACCTGTTCGTTGCGCCGGGCCACGAGAGCGGCGGCTTCGTCCTTCGCGTGCAGGCGGTTGGCGCGGTAGTTTTCGGTGTTGTGGGTTTCCTGCCGCAGGTTGTTCACCGCCAGCAGGGATTCGGTGACGGCTTTCTGGTGGCTGTCGATTTCGCTGGCGAGCGCCTTCTGGGCGGCGGTTTTTTCGTCGGCGGCGTGGCGCGCCGCGGCGAGCGCCTGGTCGACCTCGCCCAATTCGCGCTCCTCGGCGGCGTGGCGTTTTTCCAGTTCGGCCAGTTCCTCGGCCAGGCGCGCGGCCTGTTGCTGCAAGCCGGCTTTTTCTGTCTGCAGGCGTTCGATTTCCTGCTGCCGCCGCCGCGATTCGCCGGCGGTTTCCGACAGGGCGATCCGGTTGTCGTCGAGCGCCTGCTGGTTTTGGGCGATGACCTCCTGCAGGCGGCTGATCATGCCTTCGCTGGCATAGTAGTCGCCCTCGGCTTTTTTCAGCAGGGCAGCCAGTTCCTCGGCCTTGGCCGACAGTTCGGCGATTTCCCGTTTTTTCTGCAAGATGCCGCTGGTCACCGCGTCCACCTGGCCGCCGGTGATCGTGCCGGTGTCGTCGACCAGTTCGCCGTCGAGGGTGACGAACGAACCGGTGTAGCCGTTTTCCTTGTGCAGCCGGATGGCCGCGTCGAGGTTTTCCACCACTAGCACATTGGCCAGCAGCACCTCGGCGACCTGGCGGTATTCGGGCTCCAGTTCGACGTGATTGACCAGACAGCCGAGGGTCTGGCCGATGGTCTTTTCGGGGTAGTCGATCTTGGCCGGCAGGCGCGGTTCGAGCGGCACGAAGCTGCCGCGGCCCGCCTTTTCGGTTTTGAGGTAATCGGCGGCCGTGTGCCCGGCTTCCTGGTCGGTGACCAGGACGGCCTGCAGGCGTTCGCCGAGGACGGCTTCGAGTGCGGTTTCGAACCGGGCCGGCACGCTGATTTTTTCGGCCAGCACACCCAGGATTTCCTTGCGCGTGCCGTTCAGCCCGCCGGAACCCTGCCGCACCGCTTCCATGATTTTGCGGACGCCGTACTGATAGCCTTCGAGGTTGCGCCGCATTTCCTCCAGGCTTTCCAGGCGGACGCGGGTTTTGTCGTGGGCTTCTTTCGCCTCGTTGAAGGCCTTCTTTTTACCCTCGGCGGTCTGCCGGATATTCGCGAGCCGGGTCCGTTTGTCGCCCAGGTCGCTTTCCAGCTTGCCGCGTTCCTCCTGCAGCGCCGCCAGTTTGGCGCGCAGGGCTTCGCCGTCGGCCAGGGTCTTGCCGAGCAGTTCCTCGTTAGCCGCCGCGCGGGCCTGGTTTTGCTCGATTTGCCGCTGCCGTGCGGCGCGGTTGTCCTGGTGGTTCTGCACGGCCTGCCGGAGCGAGGCCTGCCGGCCGGCGAGGCGCAGCAGTTCGTTGCGCGCGCTTTCGGCCACGCGGTCCAAATCCTGGCGGCGCGCCTGGGCGCCTTGCAGTATTTCCTGGTTGCGGGCGAGCGTCGCCCTCGCTTCCGTGGCGGCCGTTTGCAGGTCGGCAATTTTTTCGACGGTCGCCGCGACTTCCTGATCCATCAGGCCCATGCGCTCGCGCGCGGCCTCGATTTCCTCGCGCCAGAGGCCGATCTGCGCCTCGAGGTGCTCGATGTCGCGCGACAACAGATCGCGCTGCGACTCGTCGGCCCGCACGGTTTCGCGCAACCGGGCGACTTTTTCGGCGGCGAGGTTGATCGCCTTTTCGTGCTCCAGCACGTCCAGCCGCAGCTTGGTGAGCTGGGTTTCCTCCACCTCGAGCTGGGTGGTGGCCTGCAATTGCATGTCGCCCAGGTGCTTGATGTTCGCCAGGGTCTGCTCGGCCTGCCGCGCCAGCAAGACTTTTTCGCGGCCGGCCAGTTCGACGTCGAGTTCTTGCAGTTCGGCCTTGAGTTCGTGGTAGCGCTCGGCCTTGGCCGCCTGCCGCTGGAGGCTGGTCAGGGTGCGTTTGATCTCGAAAATGACGTCGCTGACCCGCGCCAGGTTGGTTTGGGTGGCCTCGATCTTGCGCAGCGCCTCCTCGCGTTTGACGCGATATTTACTGATGCCCGCCGCTTCCTCGATCAGAATCCGCCGTTCGAGGGGCTTGGCGGAAATGACCTTGGCGATCTGGCCTTGTTCGATGATCGAGTAGGCGCGCGAGCCGATGCCGGTGTCGAGGAACAGGTCGACGATGTCCTTCAGGCGGCAGACGCGTTTGTTGATCAGGTATTCGGACTCGCCCGACCGATACAGCCGGCGGGTGACCTGGATTTCGCTCATCCCTTCGTAGCCGGACGGGGTGATGCCGTCCTCGCAGGAAAAAATGACGGAAACCTGAGCCATTCCCATCGGTTTGCGGGTGTCGGAACCGTTGAAAATGACGTCCTGCATTTCGCCGCCGCGCAGGCTTTTGGCGCTCATTTCGCCCATCACCCAGCGAATGGCGTCGACGATGTTGCTTTTACCGCAGCCGTTGGGCCCGACGATCGAACTGATCCCGTCGTCGAAAGTGAAGCGGGTTTTATCGACGAACGATTTAAAACCGACTAATTCCAGGTCTTTAATTCGCATTCAAATTGTCCCCAGCTGAAACCCCGAAGGTGTGCCGGCCCATTTCCTAGCACACCGAACGATGCAAGTCAAAGAAAAATCGCTAATAGTTGATGCGTCTTTTACTTGGTGCACCATATATTGTGGTGTGCGGCCTTTTTCGTCAAGGTGTTAAAGTGATTGCAAATAAAGGAGGATTTTTATTGGAGCGTCTTTAATAATTTTCCTTTTCTCCCTTTCCATATTATCATGATGCTGAATTATGTTGGGGCAAATAATTCTTGACTTTATTTATAATAATGGGCATTAATAAATCAGCGACTAGAGACGGGGACGCGATGCGACCCCTCCGGAGCCATCAGGCTTCGCTCTAGACGCTTTTTTTTTTTAATGGAGCAAGAGGATGTATTTTCTCTATGTGGATGAATCGGGAATCGAGGATTTAACGGGCGGGACAAATCATTTCATTTTAATTGGACTGGCGATTCCAGCCGAGAAATGGAAAAGTTTGGACCTGAACTTGCTTCAGATAAAACAAAAATATCAGTTGGAAAATCAGGAAATCCATACGGCTTGGATGGCCCGGCGGTATGTCGAACAAAGCAATCTTGCCGATTTCGGAAAATTATCCTGGAATGAGAGACGAATGGAGGTGGAAAGGAATATTCGAAAAAGGGCCGGACAAATCGGCATCCAGGGAAATCAGAAAAAAATAAAAAATTATCGAAAAGAAGTGAGTAAAATACGGCCCTATATCCACCTTACCTTTGATGAAAGAAAAAAATGTTTGATCGATCTGGCGGCTGAATTGGGCAGATGGGGATATCTTCGGCTTTTCGCGGAAGCGATTTCAAAACCGCATTTTACCATTCAAGGAAATCAGCCGTATGAAATCGCTTTTGAACAAGTTCTTACCAGGTTTCAGGCCTTCTTGGCCGCTTTCGACGAAAAGGGGATAGTCATTCAGGATAATAATTCCACTGTGGCGCCTCGCCTAAACCAATTGATGAGAAAATTTCATCGCTCCGGAACTTTTTTTCGGATGATCGATAACATTATTGAAACGCCCTTTTTTGTCGATAGCTGCCTGACCAGTATGATTCAAATGGCCGACCTTTGTGCCTACGCCCTGCGCAGGTATATTGAAAAGGATGAAAAATATTTATGGGAATTAGTGGAAAATCGCATCGATCGAAAAGATGGCATTGCCGTCGGAATCAGACATTTTACCGGTAAAAGGCCCTGTCAATGCTCCATCTGTCAATCGCATGGACGCTATCTGTAATAGATTCCGGTAAGAATGTTACCGGCTGGAATGATCCGATCAATCAAGCGAGACATCCGAGATTATTCGCCGGCTTTCGCCGCCGGCAGGCCCAGGCCCAGAATCAGTGCCGCCAGCCCGGCGAAACCCGCGCCCAGTCCTAGCGCGACCGGCGCCCCGTACGCCTTCCAGAGAAAACCCGCCGCGACCGACGCGGGCAGCGACGCGATGCCGATGCTCAGGTGATAGAACCCGAAGCCCCGGCCGCGCAACCGCGGGGGAATCAGGTCGGCGGTCAGGGCTTTTTCGGCGCCCTCGGTCAGCCCATAGAAAAGGCCGTAAAACACGAACAGCGGCCAGATCTGCCAGGCCTGGTTCGCCAGCGCGAACCCGAGGTAGGCCAGCGCGTAAACGGCCCAGCCCAGCAGGATCGTCGCCTTGCGCCCGATCCGATCCGACAGCGCGCCGCCCGGCGTTGAAAACAGGCTCTTGGCGAGGTGCAGCACGATCCAGAGCAGTGGCGCCAGCGCGACGGGCATCCCGAGTTCCTGCGCGTGCAGGACGAGAAACACATCGCTCGAGTTCCCCAGTGTGAAGATCATCATCGACAGCAGAAAAACGACGAAGGGCCGGTTTTTCTCCCGGTCGGGGGCGGGGCTAGCGGCGACCGGCGCGTTGGCCTTGGGCACGGCGGCTGGCTCGCGCACGGCGAAAACGACCAAGAGAATCGTCGCCAGGCTGGGAATCGCCGACCAGAGGAAAACCGTCCGCAGATCGAGGCGCCCCAGGTTCAACAAAGCCAACGCCGCCAGCGGGCCGAGCACCGCGCCGGCATGGTCCATCGCCCGGTGGAAGCCGAACGCCTTGCCGCGCATTTCCGGCGTCGTGGATTCGGCCAGCAAGGCGTCGCGCGGCGAAGTGCGAATGCCCTTGCCGACGCGGTCGAAGGCGCGCAGCGCCACGATGTGCCAACCGGCCGTCGCCAGGGCGATGAACGGCCGCAACAGCGAACTGAGCGTGTAGCCGGCCACCGCCAGCGGC
It encodes the following:
- a CDS encoding ExbD/TolR family protein produces the protein MSAGGGDRRLMSDINVTPLVDVMLVLLIIFMVTAPMLQEGMSVNVPQVSAGPLEQHEEEPVVLTIDKSGGMSVKKSQVSLDTLGEQLKLIFEQRADKTLYLKADQDVSYGQVVKAMAIAKQAGAAKLSMVTKPPEETK
- a CDS encoding TonB C-terminal domain-containing protein, whose amino-acid sequence is MTAGTRYLFAINFERLIAQATAVSLFGHALAVAAFIFLPGIFGSDRVLPQPIEVDLSYSLPKGPGLGPMAPDRDQAAVRTADPRRLSDIMKEREQKQSADAVKLTEHRQVETNKLGWKDRQRLEAIEKLREKRALMDSVGGGGQGTSSTTGVLGIYIANVRSRILSVWSLPGGLPADLLEKMVYVRIYVAANGSVLKQEMAKPSGFEPLDRSCSSAIVKASPLPPPPSLLADELRNKGIVIRFIPREKQH
- a CDS encoding Tol-Pal system beta propeller repeat protein TolB; protein product: MRPRWAILLTLMLTGLLGGATWLAAGLTEDPTPPSGDGLVIDIYGTTSGMPMVRKDPIAVPLFKNTGAEADNLGLSLKLSDLIAEDMRMTGRFDVIDRSMYVENPHAAGVKPGEFDFNDWKVIGAEYLIKGNFALDGGKLTVQFRLYHVPTQKMLVGKEYSGKPDDWYLMVHKFGNDVVYELTREKGIFGTKVAYASTVGGAQEIFVIDVDGRNQKRLTYLGGKAKNPTWSPDGSQIAFAWENSANVSDMYNSLYVVPTTGGEPKLLLKIKGILITTRFSPSGSRIAMAISYDGNMEIYTVSANGGKPKRLTVAHGIEIFPAWSPSGDQIAFVSDRSGGPQIWRMKSDGSDPQRVSYFGSYNMSPDWAKTTNGDRIVYSSRESGIFNILMVTPEGTDATVITQGQGFGSCEYPSFSPDGRAIALTSNNGSGRMLRLFNVDGSYTKQLTRPGTDDKNSAWSPRLLN
- a CDS encoding OmpA family protein: MKRSIFVLLAVAAAFLLVACGPPDGYDVAKQNALDAQAGASAQKANELCATEWAAAEQTMKQALEADAAEDWDTAMPLFQNAKNLYDIAKICAVKKAEEMNKPAPPPPPPPPPPPAAIKASLDAILFDYDKYAIRPDQLAKMKDTAAKIKEKFADHKFQLLGWCDVRGTEEYNLALGERRATTVYNFLLASGVDKAKLEKKSGGETKKFNAAETEAGYQANRIVEFVDLGK
- the ybgF gene encoding tol-pal system protein YbgF, translating into MKNQWNLLGLFLLPVLLFSLTGCPIRTSQGNELESNIADMQRRLEALEKNNQNLVDRFNESTKMSGEAVLNFDQLQQQVGALEGKIDEMNHNAGQQQVSPQQLALMRRQLARQFEAIDTRLSVMEKKAGIKDVDRGNLEELTGNVAPLPAADTPQPKNEDDVYREALALFNQGNLEASKSRFRDFLTQFKKSPKCSEAQYYLAKSLFKQRSWEDAILEFDTLASKYPQSKRVPEAYLNMGISFYETGRVGDAKLFFDKVVEQFPRSPEADLARKKLKMMH
- a CDS encoding OmpA family protein; translation: MKRIAFALLILVACGMFVGCASAPSPAVEQIAVAKQALLDAKAENADKLCADEYQSAEMKLRQAELLLQDGENDQAGVVATQTGKLAELAKKCAIARKSQPTQPVVEEVVPDELKNFKTSVYFDYNSNTIRVGEREKLDKAIEYLRKMSKDHKFYLLLTSYCDAPGTPGANADLAKRRALVTRFVLSENGLSKNRIYMQALGSKPATSATGEGKTGSRKKDQEWRRVDITVLFTRPTSVVMDTLTKE
- the smc gene encoding chromosome segregation protein SMC, whose translation is MRIKDLELVGFKSFVDKTRFTFDDGISSIVGPNGCGKSNIVDAIRWVMGEMSAKSLRGGEMQDVIFNGSDTRKPMGMAQVSVIFSCEDGITPSGYEGMSEIQVTRRLYRSGESEYLINKRVCRLKDIVDLFLDTGIGSRAYSIIEQGQIAKVISAKPLERRILIEEAAGISKYRVKREEALRKIEATQTNLARVSDVIFEIKRTLTSLQRQAAKAERYHELKAELQELDVELAGREKVLLARQAEQTLANIKHLGDMQLQATTQLEVEETQLTKLRLDVLEHEKAINLAAEKVARLRETVRADESQRDLLSRDIEHLEAQIGLWREEIEAARERMGLMDQEVAATVEKIADLQTAATEARATLARNQEILQGAQARRQDLDRVAESARNELLRLAGRQASLRQAVQNHQDNRAARQRQIEQNQARAAANEELLGKTLADGEALRAKLAALQEERGKLESDLGDKRTRLANIRQTAEGKKKAFNEAKEAHDKTRVRLESLEEMRRNLEGYQYGVRKIMEAVRQGSGGLNGTRKEILGVLAEKISVPARFETALEAVLGERLQAVLVTDQEAGHTAADYLKTEKAGRGSFVPLEPRLPAKIDYPEKTIGQTLGCLVNHVELEPEYRQVAEVLLANVLVVENLDAAIRLHKENGYTGSFVTLDGELVDDTGTITGGQVDAVTSGILQKKREIAELSAKAEELAALLKKAEGDYYASEGMISRLQEVIAQNQQALDDNRIALSETAGESRRRQQEIERLQTEKAGLQQQAARLAEELAELEKRHAAEERELGEVDQALAAARHAADEKTAAQKALASEIDSHQKAVTESLLAVNNLRQETHNTENYRANRLHAKDEAAALVARRNEQVEQARETQLRHREKIAVFTQSIGEKITHLEAAEREAVQVREGVDEKIARVNQSENVIKMLRRDLESHAREIHSAELTASQIAMKREHVAERLREKYQIELDTLPEPADEAEMDTEALRNRAQEINQRIQQMGEVNPNAVEEYNEQKTRYDHYETQKQDLENAIDELKQAIAKINKTSKERFEETFNLVNHKFGEVIPLLFGGGSAQLILTEPTNPLESGLDIVIRPPGKKLTNVNLLSGGEKALASIGLIFSIFLIKPSPFCLLDEVDAPLDDANVTRFNKLVQQMANHSQVLLITHNKTTMEVADSLFGVTMQEKGVSKLVSVQFTNDGAAAN
- a CDS encoding DUF3800 domain-containing protein, encoding MYFLYVDESGIEDLTGGTNHFILIGLAIPAEKWKSLDLNLLQIKQKYQLENQEIHTAWMARRYVEQSNLADFGKLSWNERRMEVERNIRKRAGQIGIQGNQKKIKNYRKEVSKIRPYIHLTFDERKKCLIDLAAELGRWGYLRLFAEAISKPHFTIQGNQPYEIAFEQVLTRFQAFLAAFDEKGIVIQDNNSTVAPRLNQLMRKFHRSGTFFRMIDNIIETPFFVDSCLTSMIQMADLCAYALRRYIEKDEKYLWELVENRIDRKDGIAVGIRHFTGKRPCQCSICQSHGRYL
- a CDS encoding MFS transporter, with amino-acid sequence MPVPEKQRLPRQVKALGLVSLLNDSASEMIFPLLPAFVTSVLGLGPEVLGIMEGLAETVASVLKYLSGWWSDKVRRRKPLAVAGYTLSSLLRPFIALATAGWHIVALRAFDRVGKGIRTSPRDALLAESTTPEMRGKAFGFHRAMDHAGAVLGPLAALALLNLGRLDLRTVFLWSAIPSLATILLVVFAVREPAAVPKANAPVAASPAPDREKNRPFVVFLLSMMIFTLGNSSDVFLVLHAQELGMPVALAPLLWIVLHLAKSLFSTPGGALSDRIGRKATILLGWAVYALAYLGFALANQAWQIWPLFVFYGLFYGLTEGAEKALTADLIPPRLRGRGFGFYHLSIGIASLPASVAAGFLWKAYGAPVALGLGAGFAGLAALILGLGLPAAKAGE